One region of Dehalococcoidia bacterium genomic DNA includes:
- a CDS encoding competence/damage-inducible protein A: MKAEIISIGTELLLGEIVDTNSAYIASRLPALGIDLYFKHTVGDNLDRIADTIRHAWEHNDLVITTGGLGPTEDDLTREAVAKVLGEELYVDPELEAWVRSIFARRGAVMPERNVKQAWLVPSARPIPNPGGTAPGWWVERDGNIIICLPGPPAEMTRMWQNEVAPELARRNPGIVLITRTLKTSGMSEGSVDEALSPLLKATNPTIGVYAKPDGIHVRLAAKAATESEARAIIEPVEAEVRRILGPAIWGADDDTFEKVVGEMLVERGLTLAAMESCTGGLFADTITNVPGSSRYFRGSIVSYATDVKEMMGVDARIIEEHGVISDETAIAMAAAARERLRADVGVGITGVAGPDPQDDKPVGEVHIAVDVQGATSVISYVMGQAREQIKRRAVSQAINLLRRTLSS, encoded by the coding sequence ATGAAGGCTGAGATCATCTCTATCGGCACCGAACTGCTGCTCGGCGAGATTGTCGACACGAACAGCGCTTACATCGCCTCCCGCCTGCCGGCCCTGGGCATCGACCTCTACTTCAAGCACACGGTCGGCGACAACCTGGACCGCATCGCGGACACCATCCGCCACGCCTGGGAGCACAACGACCTCGTCATCACTACCGGCGGCCTGGGGCCGACCGAAGACGACCTAACTCGGGAGGCCGTAGCGAAGGTGTTGGGCGAAGAGCTCTACGTTGACCCGGAGCTCGAGGCCTGGGTGCGCTCCATCTTCGCCCGCCGCGGCGCCGTCATGCCGGAACGCAACGTCAAGCAAGCCTGGCTCGTGCCCTCGGCGCGCCCGATTCCCAACCCGGGCGGGACCGCCCCCGGCTGGTGGGTCGAGCGCGATGGCAACATCATCATCTGCCTGCCGGGACCGCCGGCGGAAATGACGCGCATGTGGCAGAACGAGGTCGCGCCTGAACTGGCGCGCCGCAACCCCGGCATCGTCCTCATAACCCGCACGCTGAAGACCTCGGGCATGAGCGAGGGAAGCGTCGACGAAGCCCTCAGCCCTCTGCTGAAGGCGACGAACCCGACCATAGGCGTGTACGCGAAGCCGGACGGCATCCACGTGCGCCTGGCCGCCAAGGCGGCCACGGAGTCCGAGGCGCGGGCGATCATCGAGCCGGTGGAGGCGGAAGTGCGGCGCATCCTCGGCCCTGCCATCTGGGGCGCAGACGACGACACCTTCGAGAAGGTTGTCGGGGAGATGCTGGTCGAGCGCGGCCTGACACTAGCCGCCATGGAGTCCTGCACCGGCGGCCTCTTCGCCGACACGATCACTAACGTCCCCGGCTCCAGCCGCTACTTCCGGGGCAGCATCGTCAGCTACGCGACAGACGTCAAGGAAATGATGGGCGTCGATGCCCGGATCATCGAGGAACACGGCGTGATCAGCGACGAGACGGCCATCGCCATGGCTGCCGCAGCGCGCGAGCGACTCCGCGCCGACGTGGGCGTCGGGATCACCGGCGTCGCCGGGCCGGACCCGCAGGACGACAAGCCAGTGGGCGAAGTGCACATAGCCGTCGACGTTCAGGGGGCCACGTCGGTGATCAGCTACGTCATGGGCCAGGCGCGTGAACAGATCAAGCGCCGCGCGGTGAGCCAGGCCATCAATTTGCTGCGCCGTACCCTCTCCTCCTAG